One stretch of Ipomoea triloba cultivar NCNSP0323 chromosome 8, ASM357664v1 DNA includes these proteins:
- the LOC116027635 gene encoding probable serine incorporator — protein MTTSTNSISDRYATVKQGSWFNQFRSGSNPWMARYVYSFMFLLATLLAWIVRDYGSKTLSHFKRTNDCSDRAYCFGRMGVLRVSMGCFMFYFLMFVSTLGTTKLMDRRETWHSRWWFAKIPMMIALTLLPFFLPSDLIEVYGHLSHFGAGVFLLVQLVSIISFITWLNDFCHSDEYADTWRVHAMILAATAYIVSILGIILIYIIEGVGALNVFFILTTAVLIHLMTIVSIRPEVNAGFLTSSLMGLYVVFLCWSAIRSEEASVDSEVKIITIISFVVAVMAIVIATFSTGIDSKSFQLRNEQEEDDDVPYGYGFFHFVFATGAMYFAMLLVGWNAKNPTTKLTIGIGWASTWVRIVNEWVAAGVYLWRIVAPIIWKGARANESQV, from the exons ATGACGACAAGTACTAACAGTATCAGTGACCGTTATGCAACTGTCAAACAAGGTTCTTGGTTCAACCAATTCCGCAGTGGCTCCAATCCTTGGATGGCTAGATATGTTTACAGTTTCATGTTTCTGCTGGCGACTTTGCTGGCGTGGATTGTTCGTGATTATGGCTCTAAAACTCTGAGCCATTTCAAGA GGACTAATGACTGCTCTGACAGGGCATATTGCTTTGGTAGAATGGGAGTTCTCAGAGTGAGCATGGGCTGTTTT ATGTTCTACTTCTTGATGTTTGTGTCCACATTAGGCACTACAAAGTTGATGGATAGAAGAGAAACATGGCACTCAAGATGGTGGTTTGCCAAGATTCCTATGATGATAGCACTAACTCTCCTCCCCTTTTTCCTTCCATCTGACCTTATTGAGGTCTATG GACATCTTTCACACTTTGGAGCTGG GGTGTTTTTACTAGTCCAGCTTGTTAGTATAATCAGTTTCATCACTTGGCTAAACGATTTTTGCCACTCCGACGAGTATGCAGATACATG GCGTGTACACGCGATGATCCTTGCAGCAACCGCGTACATTGTGTCCATTCTCGGGATCATCTTGATATACATTATAGAAGGTGTTGGCGCCCTAAACGTTTTTTTCATCTTGACGACGGCTGTGCTCATCCACCTCATGACCATTGTTTCTATCCGGCCTGAA GTGAATGCAGGGTTTCTGACTTCAAGTCTCATGGGACTTTATGTTGTGTTCCTCTGCTGGTCTGCCATCAGAAG TGAAGAGGCATCTGTTGATTCAGAAGTAAAAATTATCACCATCATA AGCTTTGTTGTGGCAGTAATGGCAATTGTGATTGCAACGTTTTCAACCGGCATTGATTCGAAAAGCTTTCAG TTAAGGAATGAACAAGAAGAAGACGATGATGTTCCGTACGGATATGGATTCTTCCATTTTGTTTTTGCCACTGGAGCCATGTATTTTGCAATGCTGTTAGTTGGATGGAATGCCAAGAATCCCACCACAAA GCTTACAATTGGTATTGGGTGGGCCAGCACTTGGGTTAGGATAGTCAACGAGTGGGTCGCAGCTGGCGTTTACC TATGGAGGATTGTAGCTCCAATCATTTGGAAAGGTGCTCGAGCCAATGAATCACAAGTGTGA
- the LOC116027675 gene encoding heavy metal-associated isoprenylated plant protein 35-like translates to MGKLRFGRVLDSLCLSSGSSGSSCFCGINSFGSSQDGGDDQFEKRPLMLGDHPKDGAVRLKDVISGPPTLAFQLKPKMVVLRVSMHCYGCAKKVEKHISKMEGVTSYQVDLETKMVVVVGDIVPFEVLESVSKVKNAELWTITTQENTKVI, encoded by the exons ATGGGGAAGTTGAGGTTTGGTAGGGTGTTGGATAGTCTGTGTCTTAGTTCTGGGTCTTCAGGGTCTTCTTGTTTCTGTGGCATCAATAGCTTTGGGAGCAGCCAAGATGGTGGTGATGATCAGTTTGAGAAAAGGCCACTCATGTTGGGTGACCACCCAAAAGATGGGGCTGTTAGGTTGAAGGATGTCATTTCTGGACCTCCCACCCTGGCCTTTCAACTCAAGCCTAAG ATGGTGGTTCTGAGGGTCTCCATGCATTGCTATGGTTGTGCCAAGAAAGTGGAGAAACACATCTCCAAGATGGAAG GAGTGACTTCCTATCAAGTGGACTTGGAAACCAAAATGGTGGTTGTTGTAGGAGACATTGTTCCTTTTGAAGTATTGGAGAGTGTTTCCAAAGTGAAAAATGCAGAGCTTTGGACTATCACTACTCAAGAAAATACGAAAGTCATATGA
- the LOC116027209 gene encoding leucine-rich repeat extensin-like protein 4, with translation MRQNGAPSFCFFLASVLLAAFSFSGSAAGFRVSDNGPLSDSEVHYIQRRQLLYYRDEFGDRGERVAVDPSLTFENDRIRNAYIALQAWKQAIISDPRNTTANWVGSSVCNYTGVFCAPAPDNPKIRTVASIDLNHDDIAGYLPEELGLLADLGVFHINSNRFCGTIPKKFKNLKILFELDLSNNRFAGKFPYVVLSLPRLIYLDIRFNEFEGTVPSELFDKPLDAIFINHNRFAFELPDNFGNSPVSVIVLANNKFHGCVPSSIGNMSNLNEIILMNNGLRSCFPPEIGMLKNVTVFDVSFNQLLGPLPEKIGEMVSLEQFNVGHNMLSGTIPQSICKLPRLENFTYSYNFFTGEPPACLALPAFDDRRNCLPTRPNQRSAAQCKAFLSKKIHCGAFRCKKFVPTFPPPPPPSPPPPVFVPVSPPPPPPVYSPPPPVYSPPPPPPSPPPPVYSPPPPVYSPPPPPPSPPPPVYSPPPPPPPVYSPPPPPPSPPPPSPPPPSPPPPVMSPPPPSPPPPSPPPPSPLPYCVRSPPPPPPNSPPPPPPLYSPPPPSPYYYNSPPPPSPHSPPPPPHSPPPPPHSPPPPPAYVYPSPPPPPIYSSPPPPHSPPPPSPVPCIEPPPPPPPCIEPPPPPSPSPPPPYVYLPPPSPSPPPPVHYNSPPPPSPSPPPPVYYPSPPPPSPSPPPPVYHHSPPPPAITYESPPPPTPVFHGPLPPVIGVSYASPPPPPFY, from the coding sequence ATGAGGCAAAACGGAGCTCCATCTTTCTGCTTCTTCCTCGCTTCTGTTTTACTCGCCGCATTCTCGTTTTCCGGCTCCGCTGCCGGCTTCAGGGTTTCCGATAATGGCCCGTTGTCGGACTCCGAGGTGCACTACATCCAGCGCCGCCAGCTGCTGTACTATCGCGACGAGTTCGGCGACCGCGGCGAGCGGGTCGCGGTTGACCCGTCGTTGACGTTCGAGAACGACAGGATCCGCAACGCCTACATCGCTCTCCAGGCCTGGAAGCAGGCCATCATCTCGGATCCGCGCAACACCACGGCCAATTGGGTGGGGTCAAGCGTCTGCAACTACACCGGCGTCTTCTGCGCGCCGGCGCCGGATAATCCTAAAATTCGGACCGTCGCCAGCATTGACCTCAACCACGACGACATTGCCGGATACCTCCCGGAGGAGCTCGGCCTGCTCGCAGATCTAGGCGTTTTCCACATCAATTCCAACCGTTTCTGCGGCACCATCCCTAAGAAGTTCAAAAACCTGAAGATTCTCTTCGAGCTTGACCTCAGCAACAATCGCTTCGCCGGTAAATTCCCTTACGTCGTTCTCAGCTTGCCTAGATTGATCTATTTAGACATCCGGTTCAATGAATTTGAGGGAACCGTACCGTCGGAGCTCTTCGATAAGCCCTTGGACGCTATCTTCATTAACCACAACCGCTTCGCCTTTGAATTGCCGGATAATTTCGGTAATTCTCCGGTGTCTGTGATTGTACTGGCGAATAATAAGTTCCACGGCTGTGTGCCGTCGAGTATCGGGAATATGAGTAATCTGAATGAGATTATTTTGATGAATAATGGATTGCGGTCGTGTTTTCCGCCGGAAATTGGGATGTTGAAGAATGTGACGGTGTTTGACGTCAGCTTTAACCAACTTTTGGGGCCGTTGCCGGAGAAGATTGGGGAGATGGTTAGCTTGGAGCAGTTCAATGTAGGGCATAACATGCTGTCCGGGACGATACCGCAGAGTATATGTAAGCTTCCCAGGCTTGAGAATTTTACTTACTCTTATAACTTCTTTACCGGTGAACCGCCGGCTTGTTTGGCGTTGCCGGCGTTTGATGATCGCCGGAATTGCTTGCCGACACGGCCCAATCAGCGGTCTGCTGCTCAGTGTAAGGCGTTCTTGTCGAAGAAAATTCATTGCGGGGCTTTTAGGTGTAAAAAGTTTGTTCCGACTTTTCCGCCGCCTCCTCCGCCTTCTCCTCCGCCTCCGGTTTTTGTTCCGGTTTCTCCGCCGCCTCCTCCACCGGTTTATTCACCACCTCCGCCGGTTtattctcctcctcctcccccaCCTTCACCGCCTCCACCGGTTTATTCACCACCACCGCCGGTTTATTCTCCTCCACCTCCCCCTCCTTCACCGCCACCGCCGGTTTATTCACCACCTCCACCGCCTCCGCCGGTTTATTctccaccgccgccgccaccgTCTCCTCCTCCGCCGTCTCCGCCACCGCCATCACCTCCTCCACCAGTTATGTCTCCACctccaccatcaccaccaccgccatcaccgccgccgccgtcacCTTTGCCTTACTGTGTGCGATCGCCACCGCCTCCACCGCCAAATtctccgccgccgccaccgcctTTATATTCCCCTCCACCACCAAGCCCTTACTACTATAATTCACCGCCACCTCCATCCCCACATTCTCCACCTCCGCCGCCTCATTCTCCGCCTCCACCGCCGCATTCTCCGCCTCCACCACCGGCATACGTCTATCCAtcaccacctccacctccaaTCTACTCCTCACCTCCTCCGCCTCACTCTCCACCTCCCCCATCCCCTGTCCCATGTATAGAGCCCCCACCGCCCCCTCCTCCCTGTATAGAGCCACccccaccaccatcaccatcaccaccacctcCATATGTTTACCTGCCACCACCATCTCCATCACCCCCACCACCTGTTCACTACAATTCCCCACCCCCTCCATCGCCATCGCCGCCTCCCCCAGTCTACTATCCCTCTCCACCTCCGCCATCGCCCTCACCGCCGCCCCCAGTTTACCACCATTCACCTCCACCACCAGCAATCACCTATGAGAGCCCACCGCCACCGACTCCAGTATTCCATGGACCCTTACCTCCGGTCATCGGGGTTTCATATGCTTCGCCTCCACCTCCGCCTTTCTATTGA